Proteins found in one Tsukamurella paurometabola DSM 20162 genomic segment:
- the nirB gene encoding nitrite reductase large subunit NirB, which produces MNAPRTVVVVGHGMVSHRFVEALRARDTDGVWRIVVFGEEADAAYDRVGLTSYVGAWDRGALALSGNDYRGDDLVEVRLGSRVAAIDAAAKSVTTESGERTAYDALVLATGSYAFVPPVPGHDLPGCHVYRTLDDLDAIRADAEAAAARDAESVGIVVGGGLLGLEAANALRSLGLRPRVVEVNPRLMPQQVDSGGGEHLARMISELGIDISLSSGTTDISPGEHGLSVTLKDESVVDAAVVVFAAGVRPRDELAREAGIAVGDRGGVLTDVGCVTSDPDVYAIGEVAAIDGRCYGLVGPGYATAEVVADRLLGGDACFPGADMSTKLKLLGVDVASFGDALGTTEGALDVVVSDPIGGTYAKLVLSDDASTLLGGVLVGDASQYGVLRPLVGSSLPGDPVSLIAPVGDGSPGIGVGALPESAQICSCNDVTKGTLCGAIAEGSCTVAELKGCTGAGTSCGSCVPLLSQLLESEGVTVSKSLCEHFSQSRAELFELVQASGIRTFSGLIDRFGSGTGCDICKPTVASILASTSSDHILDGEQASLQDSNDHFLANIQRNGTYSVVPRMPGGDVTAEQLIVIGEIARDFGLYTKITGGQRIDMFGATVDQLPLIWRRLVDAGMESGQAYGKSLRTVKSCVGSDWCRYGQQDSVQMAIDLELRYRGLRSPHKIKMGVSGCARECAEARGKDVGVIATESGWNLYVGGNGGMTPKHAQLLAGDLDSETLIKYVDRFLMYYIRTADRLQRTAPWVESLKGGMERLREVVIDDALGLNADFEATVERHVDGYGCEWKGVLDDPDKLARFVSFVNAPGAPDPTVEFGEKNGRRVPVLMGTPAMPARKTSLTGQEA; this is translated from the coding sequence ATGAACGCCCCGCGCACAGTGGTCGTGGTGGGACACGGCATGGTCAGCCACCGCTTCGTCGAAGCGCTGCGCGCCCGTGACACCGACGGCGTGTGGCGCATCGTCGTCTTCGGCGAGGAGGCCGACGCCGCCTACGATCGCGTGGGTCTCACCTCGTACGTAGGGGCGTGGGATCGAGGCGCGCTGGCCCTGTCCGGGAACGACTACCGCGGAGACGATCTGGTGGAGGTCCGGCTCGGGAGCCGGGTCGCGGCGATCGACGCCGCCGCCAAGTCGGTGACCACCGAATCCGGTGAGCGCACCGCCTATGACGCGCTGGTACTGGCCACCGGCTCATACGCCTTCGTACCACCGGTACCCGGTCACGACCTGCCCGGCTGCCACGTGTACCGCACGCTCGACGACCTCGATGCCATCCGCGCCGACGCCGAGGCCGCGGCAGCACGGGACGCCGAGTCGGTGGGCATCGTGGTCGGCGGCGGCCTGCTCGGGCTGGAGGCGGCGAACGCGCTGCGTTCGCTGGGCCTTCGCCCCCGGGTGGTCGAGGTCAATCCGCGGCTCATGCCGCAGCAGGTCGACTCGGGTGGCGGTGAGCATCTGGCTCGGATGATCTCCGAGCTCGGCATCGATATCAGCCTCTCGTCGGGAACCACTGACATCTCCCCCGGTGAGCACGGCCTGTCGGTGACACTCAAGGACGAATCGGTGGTCGACGCGGCGGTCGTGGTCTTCGCCGCCGGTGTGCGCCCGCGCGATGAGCTCGCCCGTGAGGCCGGAATCGCCGTCGGCGATCGCGGCGGCGTGCTCACCGACGTCGGTTGTGTCACCTCCGATCCCGACGTGTACGCGATCGGTGAGGTCGCTGCGATCGACGGGCGCTGCTACGGACTGGTGGGGCCCGGATACGCCACTGCGGAAGTCGTGGCGGACCGCCTGCTCGGCGGTGACGCCTGCTTCCCCGGTGCCGACATGTCGACCAAGCTCAAGCTGCTCGGCGTGGACGTGGCCAGCTTCGGCGACGCGCTCGGCACCACCGAGGGCGCCCTCGATGTGGTGGTGAGCGACCCGATCGGCGGCACCTACGCCAAGCTGGTGCTCTCCGACGACGCCTCGACCCTGCTCGGTGGCGTGCTCGTGGGCGATGCCTCGCAGTACGGTGTGCTCCGGCCGCTGGTCGGTTCGTCTCTGCCCGGCGATCCCGTCTCACTGATCGCACCGGTGGGCGACGGCTCCCCGGGTATCGGCGTCGGCGCTCTTCCCGAGTCGGCGCAGATCTGCTCGTGCAACGATGTCACCAAGGGCACACTGTGCGGCGCGATCGCCGAGGGCTCGTGCACGGTGGCGGAGCTCAAGGGCTGCACCGGGGCCGGCACCTCGTGCGGGTCCTGTGTGCCGCTCCTGTCGCAGCTGCTCGAATCCGAGGGCGTCACCGTCTCGAAATCGCTGTGCGAGCATTTCTCCCAGTCCCGCGCCGAGCTCTTCGAACTGGTGCAGGCGAGCGGCATCCGCACGTTCTCGGGCCTGATCGATCGGTTCGGTTCGGGCACCGGCTGTGACATCTGCAAGCCGACGGTGGCCTCGATCCTGGCCTCCACCAGCTCCGATCACATCCTCGACGGCGAGCAGGCCTCGCTCCAGGACAGCAACGATCATTTCCTGGCGAACATCCAGCGCAACGGCACCTATTCGGTGGTGCCGCGCATGCCCGGGGGCGATGTGACGGCCGAGCAACTCATCGTGATCGGCGAGATCGCCCGCGACTTCGGGCTGTACACCAAGATCACGGGCGGCCAGCGCATCGACATGTTCGGCGCCACCGTCGATCAGCTGCCGCTGATCTGGCGGCGCCTGGTGGACGCGGGTATGGAATCCGGCCAGGCCTACGGTAAGTCACTGCGCACCGTGAAGAGCTGCGTGGGCAGCGACTGGTGCCGTTACGGCCAGCAGGATTCGGTGCAGATGGCGATCGATCTGGAACTGCGCTACCGCGGCCTGCGGTCGCCGCACAAGATCAAAATGGGCGTCTCGGGCTGCGCCCGCGAATGCGCCGAGGCCCGCGGTAAAGACGTCGGCGTGATCGCCACCGAATCCGGTTGGAATCTGTACGTAGGCGGCAACGGGGGTATGACGCCCAAACACGCGCAACTGCTGGCCGGCGACCTCGACTCCGAGACGCTGATCAAGTACGTCGACCGGTTCCTCATGTATTACATCCGCACCGCCGACCGGCTGCAGCGCACCGCGCCCTGGGTGGAGTCGCTCAAGGGCGGTATGGAACGCCTGCGGGAGGTGGTGATCGACGATGCTCTCGGCCTGAACGCCGATTTCGAGGCCACCGTCGAGCGGCACGTCGACGGGTACGGCTGCGAGTGGAAGGGCGTGCTCGATGATCCCGACAAGCTCGCCCGGTTCGTCTCCTTCGTCAACGCTCCCGGTGCCCCGGATCCCACCGTCGAGTTCGGCGAGAAGAACGGTCGCCGGGTGCCGGTTCTCATGGGAACTCCGGCGATGCCCGCCCGCAAGACCTCGCTCACCGGTCAGGAGGCCTGA